ttttttatcaaattcctACACTGTCTTAAAGCACGATAACAAGACAAAGCACATTTTCGCACACAAATAAGAACATGTTAGTTGTTTTCCATTTGCAAcggttataattattttatttatttatttttaatctttCTCTCCCAGCAATTTTCTCCATCAAAACTGCTGCTTCCCAGCTAATTTCATTCCAATTTTTTATTGTTTCGTACTATATAAAAGAATGATTTTCtctactaaattataaaaattatttatttccgaCTGTAAAATCCGATAACTAACAATAGAATTATCTAAAATGCATAGAAACTAGAAAGTTATCCCCAATCATTGCCACGGTGATTTTGACATTGTATACTGAAAACATAGGATTAGACATGATGAGGTGgataaaatagattaaattatatCACATTTTCGAAAATCttgaaataataaatatatttataaaaattaatatagaaACAAATCAAATTGTAGTTGAgataataaattaaaacaaaaatatcatgatattttaaattcaaattttattaaatgaTGGAAAAACCATCATAttaatgttattttaagttaCTATAATAGTAATGATTGTTATAAAAGAataagttttaatatttttaattgaattaaattttgattaatagGTGACACTAATTCAATAAAAATAGAATTATATAATaagtatatttataaaaaaattatatacaaataaataatgTTGTAGTTAAAAGCTAAAGTAAAGATGTTGAAAACATAATGTTTTAACAATGGCATCCTAaagataatataatttaatttgtaaaataattatattttattcattatctaaCTATATTAAAGCTTAATTAACTAGTaatactaaattaataaaatctcacataaaatgaaatttaaacttgaaacaaagtaaaatttaaaattttaattttatccttttaaccaaaactttatttaatttttagctATATTACTAATCAACATATTTATTACGTAATCGTAATCTAGTAAGTATAGATGAATTCGAGCCCAAGAAAAATGAATCGTTTCAAGAATTGTTCAAATTAAAAAGTTTGAAAGCGTATACGGTGTATTAAAAAAGTGTTTTAACTTGTAGaggtaatattaaaatataaaaacccACCCAGGTAGTGCCACGTGTACAAATGAAGTTCTTTGGATCTTGACTTTTTCGCATTAATAAGCAGACCGAAAAAATATTCAAAGGAGGGTATAAATGTAATAATCCGACCATTATTTTAGCGAAGTTGTTGAAAGTTTAACGCGGAGGACAGACCGTGAAGGAAAGAAACGACCAAAAATGGTTTTCTCAAAGTATTTGTCTAACCCCACAAACATTGGTAAGAAAGTGACATTTTACCGACCTTGAGCAACCAATCCATATACGATAATAGGgtaaaaattcatatattaatattgTATTTTGTATTGCTATTTAAGTGATATTATTGTAAATCAATCGTTAACTTTGACATGGATTCCACTAATTATTACATACAAACACTGATTGAAAATTAACATAAAtatgttttaatttattaattaagatTTTTATTACCCTAATCGTTGcgctaaaaacaaataaaattgaCTCAAATGCACTACAAAGACAAAATCGATGTCCAAATCATAGCCCTTATGGTTGGTAATAGTTTTTGTACACTATCGTTAAAGAAACTTCAAAGAAAAACGGAGGAAACAATGGGAACCCCACAACACATTGCTTAGCTGCTAGCTCATGTTGTGCTTGCATGTATGAATGTAAATTCCATATAAATGTGTTGCATTTTGCATAATTTGATATAATCAAATCCAAAAGAATATTTTTACATTAGTGATTTGATTTGactaatttctttcttttctctcctgtCTGTCTGTCATCTTTCCACTTTCtgcttcccttttttttttttatatatatatatatagtcccTTCCTTTCTTTTAGTTCCCTCACTCCCAAAATCTCTCAATCTCGACAATTTCTTTCTCATTTCAAAGCTTTTgagtttctttcccttttttcatTTGGGAAGATGAGTTCTACAATGTTCAAGGTTTTAATGATCTTGGGTCTTTTGGCCACCTCTTGCATGGCTCAAGCTCCAAGTTCTCCCCCAGCAGCTTCACCTTCAGCTCCTCCAACCTCCTCACCACCGCCGGCGGCGACTCCTACACCTTCCCCAACACCGTCACAAACGCCATCCCCAGCTCCTTCAACTGTTCCTACCCCATCACCGACCACTTCCCCATCGCCTTCACCAACAACTTCTTCACCTTCTCCTTCAATCTCCTCCCCTCCTGCTCCCACCCCAAAAGGCGCATCTACTCCAGCCTCTGAGCCGACAGCTGACCAAGGCCCTCCTCCCTCCGCTGCCTCCACCAACGGTGTCTTCTTTGGTGCAACCGCTCTCGCTGCTACTTTCTTCGCCGCCCTCCTGGCTTAAGAAAGCGAGTTCTTGCTTTCCTGGGCTATTAACGGGCTTTTGGATAATGATTATCGAGGATCTTGTTCATTTGACTTAGGGATATTTTTTTCacttgtttttgttttaatttatttgttatgcattGTCGTTTATTATAATTCTATTAATTTGGGTCTGAATGGGTTGATTATTTCATTGGGTTGATACGTGGTATCATTTGTGAGATCGACGGTTGTAGAGATTCGGCTGGTGTACATCTATAACAGTGGAATAAAACAGTTTGTTATTCTTTTTACATTTTTTTGTTCATTATTTTATCTGTAATTTTTACAATATAATATAAATTCTAAAATGTGTAATTTTCAACAATTAGTCTAAACGAGACAATGAAAtgtgaaacaaaatagaaaaaaaaaagttttctttttaattaaaaaaactatTAACGGTTACAAAGCTAAAAATGGAGTGATATCAAGCCATAGAAGGCCGAGAGAAACGGCAACAACCAACCTAAATGAAAAAGGCCACAAATGGTGCACCGGTAAAAAGTCAATAGACAATCAACCAAAAACGACTATAGACGATctaagaaaagaggctaaagttGACTTGTGACAATTTTAAAGTTTTAACCCCCAAAATGAAGTTTGGTTTTTTCTCATAAATTGGTATGAAATTTTGGTAAATTATacctaaattattaatttagttaggTAAATATAAACGAGATATATCCATTTATATcagcataaaattaaaattattttatatcttttaatatatttttgtaatattttaacattttaaacgTTATACATCAAACATGTTAAATTTGacgtaaattaaaattttctaactatttgttttatataaaaaatttaatcgtTTAATAGAGATATTGGATTGGTTTGAAAATTTATATGCATGATAAgtacaattatattgataaatttaatgGTTAGATCATTAAAACATTAATCATATAAAAATATGTGAAAGACTATAAAACAAACTATAAAACAACTTTAGTTttacatttgtaacacccctaacccatatccgttgccggactagggttaaaaggcattaccagacatattgaaacatttcgcattcatttcacaaacatcatagcatcatagtcaaacatcaacataaagttCCTTtattaggtcaacgagaccttaaacatacattaGGAATAGGTCGGGAATAAACTGAAcacatataaaatttttcaaaactaaaCAATTTTCTAAGTCACAGaggtaacatgcccgtgtgcctcacacggcattagacacacccatgtgtctaggccatggcaaaacagggcatacatactgacttgtccacaaggCCACAAGACactcccgtgtgccaggccgtgtgaaaattagggaggctactgacttgggtcacacgcccgtgtgtctagcccgtgctcaaaactgacttggccacacggccaagcagATACCCGTGTGTGTGCAACCGTGTGGTCTGcttaggctcatttcgaaatggccctcgagcaacacggatgagacacatgctcgtgtgggtaAATATAGGTCATTTACAAGGCCAACATGCCatccattaagggtcctccctacaagcaacaaATAGATAGCAATAGCATCacaaattcaaccaatttcaatcacaTAACATACATTCTTTATGTCATATAATCACTAACCAAATTCATGTTTAtatccaaaccaaaacataccaaatcataagcTAAAGTCATACAAAAACAtttgattcataatctcaatttaCTTCATTCATTCACATGCCAAAATCTTACCAAAGTCCAAAATAGGCACATACCAcaacttaccaaaatgaccaattccattagccattcatgaacacattataTTGACCATATTGCATCACAAAGCTTATACTCAAAAGTCAtttataaacacaaccaaaaccaagccatatcacatgtgtaacactcctaacccgtaaccattgccggaataggttaagaggcattaccagacctgTAACTCAATTCGAAAAATTCATTTAACAAATTTCATCTCATTTCAGTAACCATCATTCAGTCACATTCAAAATGTACTTAAATCAATCGTACAAAGTCTTAATCAtgcatttgggactaaattgataacatataaaaattttagaagctTAGGAAATTCTAAACTTTTCAAGTGACAacacccgtgtgaacaagccttgtgccttacacggcattagacacgctcgtgtgtctaagccgtggcaaaacatgacatacatactgactagcccacacggctacaagacatgcctgtgtgccaggacgtgtgaaaattagggaggctactgacttgggtcacatggccgaccacacgcccgtgtgccacacacgaccgatagtgtaacaccccttacccgtgtctgacaATGGGTtaggatacgaggtattaccggactttaACATAAGCATTCAGCCaaaattaggctatataaaaaaattttattctatttaaaaCTTTTCGTTCTCATGTGCAACATCCCTCAAAcgggcttatgaggcccaaatCATACGTTgtggtggttcgggactaaaccaaaaaacTTTGGAAGCATTTGAGGACCTAGGAAAttttcatcatgaaacagggccacatgcccgtgtggaagggcaacatgcccgtgttgCCATTCTGACATGGCCGTGCTGAAACACAAGGGCAAAGCACAAGGGAACACGCTCATGCTCTAAAACTGTGTGAAattaattccaaatttgaacctacagaggTTTTTACACGGtcgaacacatgcccgtgtctatagtccgtgtcccttacacggctATGACACACCCGTGTTATATCCTgtgtgtaaaaaccttgacattctgtttctggcGTCATCAactcttaagggtcacacggctgaggcacaatcccgtgtgctaggttgtgcccttcacacgactgagacacatggccgtgtctccacccatgtgtttactaccatgcatactgacttgcaaaactgaagtgcagaggacacacggccggaaTCCACGCCCGTGGGGCAgactatgtgtcacacatggtttaaacacatgcccgtgtgtctaaccatgttgacaaaaataaggttatttaccaagcctccttgccacccttacttacactaaCCTACACAAGATTAACCAAATCAATACAAATGTAACATATATAACAAAATTAGCCAAAATTATTGGAAATTGCATTAAATGCatctaataataattaatattagccaatattaatggcctatacaaaatgctATCACATCCATCATAAAAGCTAACACTTGTGGCTAGTCTAACAAGACACTAAACCAAAgattcgagtccctatacatgccaaaatttcaacatttaaattAACTATACCGAAAGCTTCAACTGATAGTGTGATCAACGCCTCCGACGTTCTTGATCCCCGATACGAGCTtgacagcactataagaaaatggaaaggaagaaagtaagcataaagcttagtaagtacacatatgcaaataatgtataAATAGGAATTCattcattaattaataatttattagacTTGAATGATGTATATCATTTAGACCtctctatcttactcttcacTTCATTTGCACATACTTGCTACATCTTGTCACATAATAAGGCCTTATTCATAAGTTTAGTATACATACCTATAATCACCCGTAAAATAACTCAAGTTCATTTTCTCTAATGACATACCTCATTGGAATTATCACAAACTCACTTTTTGAGTTACCAGTTAAACATTCAGAATACAAATGGATACACAGGAAGTTCACACCTAAGTGCCATATAAGTAGTCAGAGCTACCTCATACTATGTAATGCTTGCATTTTGAGCAACTCACGGGCCTTTTTACCAAGTCAGTACTTGGACCCCATAGGACTATCATGTAACACCTGCTCAATAAGCTACTTACGGGTCTGTACACTAAGTTAGCACTCGGACCCATATATCATTATCATGATTTGCTTGCTCAGCGAGTTACTCACGGGTTTAGTCACGAAGCCATTACCTAGACCACATTACATATAACAttcatctcacgaactcagacacaactcatgagttcagaccacatagtTTCTCATGACATACTttgtgtatcctatactattcctaaggttcaacgagaTTTCAATCTAACTCAATGTCATCGCACTAGCTCATAATGTAGGTTACTcttatatcatattatttatattttcatgGTAACAAGATTATGATACATAATAACaacaaaacatttaaatatatattatcaacacatttaaaagtaagctaccatgacacattatttacatatgtacttacctcggtacaaaatgatgggaacgagcttaatcctcgtaaactttattttttccccgatcaagacccgaatctcgtttctcttgatctaaaatgtcaaaatttagctcatttaatactcaattcattcaattcaatttaagactcatactttggtaaaatgacagtttttcccttaaacttcgtaaaaattacgattttacccttagtgtgacaacccgaattagggcctaatcggaatagtggtttcgtgaccacaaatccgagatagaaataattgttttataattattttggggtttatgatatgattgcatgattgtgtgaaaatttcgtgatgaaattctatgcctaaagtgcttaaattgaaagtagggactaaatcgaataagttgcaaaatttgcatcccggaagtttttagtatgaaattgttttggaatattaattaggaggtcttaaatagcaatttgaccaattttaagttcatggacaaaattaggaatggaaggaatttttgaaagtttagtaaggagggcattttggtcatttggatattaaatgaaataaaatgggaaaaataacacaaaattgatcatcctcctccttagttgctgccgaattctcctctctccatagctagggtttcttcaattttaagctccataatcaagaaagacgcgaattgatctcgaacgggaaggaaaaagttttggactaaattgcaaaatttccacattttgcaccaaggtaagtttgtatgtaaatattacaatactttcatgtacattcttatatttcagcctattatataaatatactagcgatgttaaaatataaatcgactattggaagaatggaaataaatatagagagagatccggttgaacattcggagatcgaatgaaatagagggcgtagctaggtcacatgtatgatgctaagtgcacatcatgtgtacaagaaagctacgagacaccttgtagtagctaggtcacatgtgtgatacgagatgtatcccatgtagacaagagagctacgtgaaagataaatgtagctaggtcgcatgcgtgattccaagtgaaggacaccatgtagacaagagagctacgagacaatcggctaggtcgcatgagtggtactaagtgttcaccatgtgtacaagagagccgaactaaacgaagtatgatggtggggctgtgtgctgaaaccattaaatatcgaggattgatccgaattgttcaacgggatggttttgtggtgatattgtggtttggacctacacttatggtgaatgaaatgtggtgaaaatgatttgtggtatatacatatataagataaaatgaggttagcataaagaatgtgtgaaagagtgaaattagcattaaaactgtttttagatggtagcagtgacgtgattttgaaaaatcaccaaaaataggaggaatataattagaggttgaatgagatgtgaaattaaattttaatgggtctactttcatataaaagaaacagagcaagcaaaggaattctatattttgagatatttacaattgtatgtgacttgctcaggatgaatacgtgatcccctgttccaacttttaaaaatcattaaaaattgtacaaagtaaattaagaaatatagtttacatgcctaaattccttattgagactagttttaaatgaaacagacttcagggttgtttgaattgtgtactgagagaaattcaattcgtagtgaacagaggtcagattagtcgagctgtgtaacaggggaaactttaactaataaactgtactaatcggctgaaccaaaaattatagaaaaaaattagcaagaagatttatgagtctagatttagggaaattttacggatttgagtttcgagttttgtaactcgagttatgatttatttagtgaatatgacgcagcagagacagcttaatcaaagtggaatgaatagtgaagttaaagtagatatacttgaattgttgtgtaaacatgttagattctttaattagtatttacatacttacttactaagctataagcttactttgtttctctcttttgtcttatagtgtcctccggcttgctcaggagttaaggatcgtgaagatctacccgcactatcatactttagggtatttgaactaaacgttttgaattatggcatgtatagtaggcttaattattttgttacgtgtcatatttgtctaggtttaaaatattagttacaatacttgaccagctactttgtacaagccattaaagttggctaatattgtt
This window of the Gossypium arboreum isolate Shixiya-1 chromosome 12, ASM2569848v2, whole genome shotgun sequence genome carries:
- the LOC108466547 gene encoding classical arabinogalactan protein 7-like, which gives rise to MSSTMFKVLMILGLLATSCMAQAPSSPPAASPSAPPTSSPPPAATPTPSPTPSQTPSPAPSTVPTPSPTTSPSPSPTTSSPSPSISSPPAPTPKGASTPASEPTADQGPPPSAASTNGVFFGATALAATFFAALLA